The Arachis hypogaea cultivar Tifrunner chromosome 14, arahy.Tifrunner.gnm2.J5K5, whole genome shotgun sequence DNA window ttttcggatctcaggaatactgccaattggttctagcctctaccacgaaggttctgatctcacgaaTTCAaaagctctgttgtcaggagatgcaagtcaaactcgtggattagaaatccaagagatacgcattcaagctgtcgtccaatgactacgttgagctcagatagaatgggagtggttgtcaagcacgcgttcatagatttgagaatgatgatgagtgtcacggatcatcatattctttatattgaagtacgagtgagtatcttagaacagaatcaagcgtgatcgaatagaaaacaatagtaattgcattaatccattgagacacagcagagctcctcacccccacctatggagtttagagactcatgccgtggaagatacaatatgaaatgtaaaatttCATAAgttccaaaatgaatctctaaaagtagtttttatactaaactagtaacttaggtttacagaaaatgagtaactaagtgcagatagtgcagaaatctacttccggggctcacttggtgagtgtttggactgagctttgaagatttcacgtgcataggccattcttggagttaaacgccagcttgggtgccagtttgggcgtttaactccaattctggtacCATTTCCAGCGTttttacgctagaaaagggtctctggctggcgttgaatgccagtttgggtcatcaaatctcgggcaaagtatggactattatatattgctggaaagcccaagatgtctactttccaacgcaattaagagcgcgccaattgggcttctttagctccagaaaattcacttcgagtgcaggacggtcagaatccaatagcatctgcggtcctttctcagcctctgaataagacttttgctcaggtcccttaatttcagacagaaaataactgaaattatagaaaaatacacaaactcatagtaaagtccagaaatgtgatttttacataaaaactaataaaaatataataaaaagtaaataaaacatactaaaaactatgtaaaaataatgccaaaaagcgtataaattatccgctcatcaggacacTTATTACAATGGACAGGTCGATCACTAGGAGGGGCATAAAGTATGCTCGGGAGCTTGGACAAGCACCACCTCAGGAGCTGGTTCCCCCTCATCAGCGGGAGTAgcttgagatacctcaaggatACTACTTTTCTCCACGTGAGTACTGAGATTAGCTGGCAGCATCTATTGGGCAGTTGGAATCTTCTACTGCTTAGATGATGATAGAGCATAAGGACCACTCAGTCCTTCTTTATCATCTAATGGAAGAATAGCAGAGGCAAAGGCACAACTTGGATGAGCTGAAATGCTAGAGAGGATTCTCGGAGGGAGCAGCAGCCACCAGGTCTGAGGTGGTTGGGTTTCATTAtcttttgcttattttttttttttatttttcagtattttatcttattttctattttctgtttgaaAGCCTTCGGATGATCAGtagtagtactttattatttttctagtttagttatttactttgttattttatgtttatcttgaaATTGTCTCATATATTGCGCACTAAGCTTGAAAAATCAAAAGTGAAAAAAAGtagtaaaatgcataagatttgagttatatattatgagttgttctgattactttgatgtggtggtatctgtaattctgaatgtatgaactgaacagtgcatatttgatattaaaGTTAAGAACAATGATTCTTGAGGTACAGGAACTTAGAAAAGTATTATGGATTTTCTAAAGTAAGTAAGAAATTGGGCCTTGAAGCAAAAcaaatagcaaaaagaaaaagaaaataaaaagtaaggtccaagactttgagcatcaatggttaggaaggtctaaaatgattaaaagctcaaatgagttgttttcctaactatatgcttgtggtgtgaatgtgtcaagtaacccttgagacagagcactaagagtcgatATCAAGTACAattacagagtatgccaaaggctctgagcaccactgtctggaaaaaatgaaaagaaaaattagaactcaaaagggttccccagttaagtgcttgtggagttgttgtatcaagttaagcttgaGGACAAAATACTTAGAGTCACGGGTAggatcaaggtgcaaagcaccaaagaaaagaaaggaaaagaaaaagttgtgttcaaggaCCAATTAGAGCTTAAAAAAGAGAATCcataatatcatccgagttctaATTCTGAAGGATATCAACATcgttgagcttcaaaggatagtgagatgtcaAACCTATTCAAAATTATACTGTCATTAGCCTCACTCAGTGATTGGATATGAGCTTTAATGAACACTCAAGTCTTAGGCGTTTTCTCTTTTCAGTCCTATATTATTTTAGTTGCTTAAGGACAAttaacagttcaagtttggtgttgtgatgcgtgagcatcttatacccatttttggcttatttttgagttaaatttagttagaatttagtaagtttaattatattttagtgttaaaatcctctttggatgctactttgagttttttttggtgtttttattatttcaggTAAAATTCGGATCAATTAGGCAGAGTTTTAAGCAAAAAGGAAAAGTTTCAAAGCTGGAGTTTAGCGCCAGCAACCAACAAAATTAGCAGAGCCCCCCCTCCTTCGGGTGCTAAATGCCAatcctgacgtttaacgccaatcAATCCGGATCcaacctcttcaaaggagcatctTTAGTGGATTTagctttttaattattatcttatcttttatttttataatttttatttacaaacaaaatcttttaggtttagaatttattattttatcttagtttcaaatcaaattaggttaggtataaaaggaaaaagattcaccCTTTAGGGGGATCTTCTCACTTCCGCACGTTTCACTTTTCAGAACCtttgttttctctgtaagtcatgagccatTAAACCTCTTcggttaaagttaggagctctgtttatttctatggattaagactattgcttttctattttaatttatgtattaattcaatttcaaggattactttcgtttttcatcttatgaatctgggtagaaCCATAGTataacccttattctacatgtgttcttgtgattcttgacagagctatctcgcttgaacaacagcttgaaagcaaattcctcctaaattgctaattacttgaactaatcgggatacgtgatatataatcctcttagttttgggtaattagggtttttgtggccataaactagaattgctcttaactctctaatctaaattaagtgaccaagacattggcggtTGATTTGGgaggagactaaattactaagacattagggtttagtcaattacagtttgctaTGAAacaaatcttgcatgattaaaatagttgggaagaaaacttaatccggatgaataaacaactccgaagccttaactattttctctcaTATATTTCACATCACTTTTATTGTTTGTTTTTCAattctctgaatttactgtttaatgctttttatAACTTTCAAAATACAATTTTCTGCTTGCCTGACTAAGTGAGTCATTCGActattgttgctcagtccatcaattctcgtgggattcgaccctcactcacttgaggtattacttggtaatGCACTTGTCGGTTAGGTTGTGGTTATTCAAAATCCGCAGCAGACATGTAGcatattttagttgtaaaattggtaatatataatagaaaaatagagagaaatagaaaatgagagagaaaagagagaaagataaagaaaaaggaaagagggagtttgttaattttgaagaaaataatttttttaattgtaataaaagaatatctcgtgacatattttaatttgtcaaattagtaatataaaatataaattataagttatatatagagtgaaaaaaatagagtttaattttagaaaaaaaaaccatTTATACCCATGAACTTTACGAACACTAACAAAAATACCCATTGTACTCGTGAAAAATGAGTTCTGACAAAAGTATCAAACTCTAATTTTTTATtgacttttaaataaaattttcaaattatctcCACTCTTTTATATTCAACCTCAACTCTACCACCAAAATAACAGGGACAAATCCAAATGCAATGGCAATGGTGTCGGAGCCCTCCGCCTCCACCTCCACCACAAACAACGAAAAACGCCTCCGCTCCCTTCAAATCGATTCTCTCCATCTTGTGAACGAGAAAGCTTCTTGACGCAACATGTATAAAGGATGAGAACTATATATGAATCCCGCGATAATCCTCGGAAATTGCGACCTGGGTTGATTGATCCAAATCTAGAGTCAAAATCCGCACGTCCAGATCCTGTTGATATGGACAAAGATAAAAAGGAGATGCTTTTAGAAGCACAAGATCGATTAGCTAACACTAAAGGAAAGAAGGCACAAAGAAAAACGAGAGAGAAGCAGCTTGAGGAAGCTGGAAGACTTGCTTATTTACAGAAGAAGAGAGAACTGAAGGCTGCAGGAATTGACgtcaggcaacaaaagaaaaaaaaaaggcattGACTATAATGCATAAATTCTTTTTGAGAAAAGGCCTCTtccagggttttttttttttttatgttgttgaCGAAGACAAACTCGTGGAACAGTCCTAATTCCATACTACCATAGAAGAACTTGAGGGTAAAATTAAAGAAGGATTTATGTTGAGGCACAGTTAAAAAAACAAGACATTGCAAAAATAAAAATTGCACACAAACAAGATGTTCCATCTATTATACTACATGCCAATAAGTTGAATGATCCTGAaacaataagaaaacaaactaaacTGATACTTCCACCACACTCCAGATTTTTTACCAAGAACTGGATGAAATTGCAAGGGAGCGGCAGCGTTTCTCATTGTGTTTGTCTATTGCATTTGGATTCGTCCCTTTTATTTTAGTGGTGGAATTGAGGACTTGAGGTTAAAGATAAAAAgtgagaataatttaaaaattttattaaaaaattaataaaaaattagaatttaaatatttttatctttaactttgataaaaatttaatttgataaaaaatttattaattttattatatattattaattttaaaattaaaatatatgatatattatttttttattataattaaaatagaattcttttgataaaaatagaaaaacaactatttatatattattttattattttaattttaaaattaataatatataataaataaaattacttcATCTTTGTGCACTTTGTGAATTAAAATTGACAGCATAATTGACAAGGATCAACTCAATGGTCCAATAATTTTGATGAAATCTACTTTTAGCATTTATATTCAACTAGCTAAAAAGTTTACAagttaatttaaattttcaagTTGATTCATTTATATTCTACTTTACGTAGAATAGTGTAAACATGGAATTTATTACAATAATAACATATATGCACATAATGACGTAATTAAACATCTTGaaccttaaaattttttatttttactcggTCAATTACCTACTAGCAAATAGCAATACTAGCAAATAAAAATAGTTTCTGGTAATACTAGAGAAAGCTCAATTATATTAGGAGTAGGTTAAccatcaattaattaatatatttgatattttataattttttattatagatatttaattatttatttattacggatttaattattttattatagtagATTTGACTATTCTACTAATTGAATATTTATAAAGATACATAAATACGTacacaataatttatttttaataatatacatataatatttttgtatataattaAACCGATAAGATaattacttatataaaaatatttttatataaaataataattaaaactattaaataattaacatatttaattaaattatttaaaaaaatctaccaatattttatttaatatgaaTAAATTTCTATGGAAAATATTATGTGAGCCCGaccaatattaatattatttttcataattttataacaataatatcattttcagccaatgagtaatagctcaaatggcatagatttccatactcaattaagatgtTGCGGTTTTGAGTCTCTTGTCtttccaaattttcaattaagaggttgcggattcgagtctcctatctttccaaattttgataatgagtaatagctcaaatgacatagtcttcccatactcaattaagaggttgcgggtttgagtctcctatctttagtaaaaaaaaaatatatcattttgataattaattttgtaaaaaaaacataaaaaatatttaactgaactttatttaaaaaataacttgtttatcaaataatattttttattttctaatgctaaaaaaaaaaaaaagaagaaatatgtACATTTCCCTAGTCAAGTGGCTTGGTCCCTCTCcaacttgagttatcaactaaaCGTATAAACTAAAGCAAAACCATAAAACActcacttccacattcaaaaaccTCAAAAGACATCGTTCATAATATTTCCAGGAACTCAATAAAACATAAAATGCCACCAAGTCTTCAAACCGTCCCAGCCGCCGTATCCCGCCACCACACGCATGCGGTTTCGCCCAACCAGTGCTGCTCCGCCGTCATCCAGGAGATCGCCGCCCCTCTCCCCACCGTGTGGTCCATCGTTCGCCGCTTCGATAACCCCCAAGCCTACAAGCATTTCGTCAAGACCTGCCACCTCGTCCTTGGTGACGGCGCCGCCGTCGGATCCCTCCGCGAGGTCCGCGTGGTCTCCGGCCTCCCCGCCGCCGTCAGCACAGAGCGCCTCGACCTCCTCGATGACCGCCGCCACGTAATCGCCTTTAGCATGGTTGGCGGCGACCACCGCCTCTCCAACTACCGCTCCGTCACAACTCTCCACCGCCGATCCGCCAACCGCGACGTCGATGAAGGTACGGTGGTCGTGGAGTCTTATGTGGTGGACGTACCGCCCGGGAACACCTCCGAGGACACGCGCGTTTTCGTTGACACCATTCTTCGGTGTAACCTTCAATCTCTCGCGAGATTTGCCGAGAATTTGGGAAGAACGAGATCGCAATATCAACGATAACTCTTCTCTTCGTAATTTTTCTTCTCTAATTttccccccttcttcttctagttatcttttatttatattttacgtgttgttattattattattattattattattattattattattattattattattattgtaggtTAGGAGTTTTGTCGCTTCAGAGGGAGAAAACAGCTTCTGTCTTCTGCCCAGTTTTGTTTCCTTCTCTTTGTTGAGAAATAAAGTGAGAATGAATGAAGAATAAGGGTGTGTTTGTGTTCTAGCTGTATTCTTTGAATTAACTTTTTGTAAATTCGTAAGAGATTAACTTCTATGACCTTCATTTAGAAATATCAATCAAATATTgtagaaaaatgataaattatagagaaaaattattagaatgaataggttttctttgttaattttaaacatttttataatACTATTATGTATTGTGCGTGCATACATTCTTCAAAGTTAAATGGTGTGTGAAAACTGAAGGGTACTCATACTTATAATTTATAAACACTAATATTCAGACTATATAGTTATATTCACGTCTTAACTATCATCTTTATATAAATAGTtatctttgtttaatcttttaaATTCTTGTCTTTTGTAATATATTCATCATCTACAATATAATTAcacttactttttttttaaattaagagcaCAGTCGAAATTTAGTACCGACTATTATATGTTTGAttataaattttacttttattataaatatataaacttAGACAGTGGTGATGTGAATTACTGTCTTACTGGTTTAACTTTTACTTGAAATGCGAAAAGCCTCAAGGATTTGAGCTCCCACGAGAAGCTAAGGTGTATATGACTAGGTGAGGATATATGGCTATAATTTTGTGCATTTTAGTACTACAAGTCAATAAAACTAAGATTCATGCATTACTATACTGTAAAAGAATCTTATATTATTACTTAACTGTGCTCTattattcataatatttttaaaataattaaattaatacttttttttcttacaCAATAATACATGGTACCTATTTAAatgaaaatgttaaaaatatctttttataaagatTCTTATATTAAaagtgtattttatttatttaatcatactttaaaaaataatacttttgTAACGCATCAAAATTAAACCATATAATTTATGAtctaatggtaaaaaaaaaaacatcttcaTATGAAGACGATTGTAAAATCTTTATGATAATATTCATCATAATACATTATTATAAtgcatcatatttattatttatgttgacagtgtaaaattaaatattaagactAATTAGTTACTACTATTAAAAAGTGAAATTCATTGTAGATGATAATTATGTATCAAttggtttgataaatttagaggagtttatttaaatatattttatgaaATTATTCTTTTTTGAGGAGTAACTATATATAAAATTAGTGTGgccattattaattttttgaaaaatattatttgtacattaaaattagctactaaaattagttaccaatatatttatatataaatatatgtgtggtttaatttattttcaatatgtagttgtattctaacatgtattttatactagtggctaattttgatgctgattttaatatacacgtaGTATATCtctaatttattatatatgttgtgAACTGTAGTGCGAAGTATTGCTATTTTGCTTGGGAAAAAATTACAGTTGGTTTATACCAAGGTGGAGCTTAATTATTAATTAGGACTTTGGATTTTTTACTGAGATCAATAGAGTAAACCCTACACTAGATATTTGTTAGTTTCaaccctctttctttcttctcaatattttGTTGGTGCTATTATTTGGTCTACAACAGTGACATTAgcatatattatatatgaatatGAACGCTAATTGCATTAATGTAGTACAAAgtaatttattaacaatcaaatcttattttatatatatgtccaTAATAATAAGTTTATCTAGTTTtgtcaatatataattttaaataatattacatagtcaataaaatttatttattttagtcgaCACTATTTAGTCAATACTCTAAATCatgaatactaaattttaaattctaaattttaaattttaaattttaaaaatataaaaaataaaatattagtaagTATTGACTAAtatataaatgaaaaatattaacctttaataacttttttaataatttttcttttgaagTAGTGTTATTATTAGAATGGCGTCATCTtaagtttttctttctttcttttaatatatGCATGCCTTCCTTCATATATAGCTGTATTTAGCTGTAACATACATGACTTTTCTTGGTTTGTCAACTCAAATTAATATATGCATATTCCCTAAGTTCCAATCCAGtgcattataatataaattttagcaTACGGACAGGAAAGGACATGCAAGTTGCAGCATAtattaaagaaaagaaataatatatataataaataataataataataatgaaaagaaaatgtcTATAGCGACTAGCATTGGTTAgttttgttatttgatttaatAATCGCTCAGCAACATCGTCGGTTTATGCAACTTGCTGAGCAAGTGGGAGATAATAACATAGAGATAAACATACACTCTTAATGAACCTAGCTAGCTACTGCATGCAGTGCATGCACCCACCATTTGGTTTTTGGAATTATTTTGTAATCAAGGTATATTTTATAAACACTATTTTATATAGTACAAATTTAATAGGGTTGACATCAATTATTATTCTATACCTAAAATTAGAGTACTTTTCCGACTTTTTTAATGGCTCAAAAgtacttatatattatttaataatatttaatttttataaataatcatatattattataataataaaaataattatttttaaatttattatataaaaaatcatCTTAacatataaatcaaattaaatgatcatataaaaaattttctacaattaatatattaaaataaattctgtTTAATAATAAATTGGCTCTTAAGCGTTAGTAACGAGAATAAAATTCAGATTCTTGCAGAATTTAAGTCCTTTTTTAGTTTACCAATTATCAGTTTATCACAACCATATTTGACATATTTACAAACATTCAGGGAGGGGGACacacattttttttcaataaaattttgtattcatatttttttaaaagaaggagaaaagggTGGTAGTATAAGAGCAAGAACACaagaatatataaaatttttttatctatttttgggTAAGACACATACAAAATAGTAaagactcaaaaaaaaaaaaaaagaattaaagacTTGGATCAAGTTAAGTTTATTAAGGATAAAAATGGTAAAGATTTGATCATAAATGATAATATTAACAAAAGATTGAAAGATCtatttttataagttatttaaggTAGAACAAAAGATTTTTTCATGCTCTGGTCAATAATACACCAAAAAAGAAGactaaattttcaattattattaaaGAGTTcgaaattttgaagtaaataagGCCTTAAAAGCAGGTGAAGAATGACAGGATAGCAGACTTAGACAATAATGCAATTAAAGTTTGGAAAGGTTTAGAAAAAAAACTGTACAAGATGTCTTTGGTACgagttgagagatggatcgagaacttgcgggttgaAACGAATGCCTGATCAATTGACTGGAGTGAtgggggtacctgcaaagacactccgacgctcaagtcagaatggatctgagaggtataaagTGTGAGAAATGAATGAATATCTGGAGGGacttgggtcctctatttataggtgatggtagctgtcttatcttatcttgtttggccAAGATAAGAGagacgtttgaatttgaaagttggttaggagctctagtGGGCCGGTTCGGGCCTTCTAGAAGGGTTTGGTAGGTCGGACCCGGGTAGCCGGGTTCGGGGACTATCCCGGGTGTAggatccgtgggccggatccATAACAGTTGCCCTCGCAGCGGGAGAGCGAGCGAGGTCGGTCTGTCGCTGGGAGATGTGGTTTTGACCGTTTGTGGTCTTCTTTTGTTTTCTCAGGTCGTCGTTTGATGCCTTTGAGGGGAGGTTGGCGCGCCGGCCCTGGTTTTTGTGGCTGAGCCGAGGTTTCATCTGGCCGTTTTAGGTTGATGTGACTCTTTTGCTTTCTTGCGCCTGTTGCATTTTTCGAGGCGTGCTTTATTGGTTTCGTTTTCCAAGGGAGCATTTATTGTGAGGGGACGTTTTTGGGTAGCTTCCCTTTATTGCCCCTACGCCCACTTTTACTTTTCAAGGCTATTTGCGTCTTTTTGTCTTTTTTGAAACCGTTTTGGCTTTCCTTCTTACTTCTCTCGTTTATTTCATTTCTCTTTTACTCTCTTCTCTGAAAATCTCTTTCTCTCCCTTGCGTTCTGGTGTTTCTTCGTGGATGTGTTTCTGCTTTCCTGCTTCAGCATTTTTCAGGCTTGTTTTCTGCATTACCAGGTTGGTTTCTTTTTGCTTTCGTCATTCTGTGGTATTTTTTTGTTCTGTATTTGCCATGCATCATTTTTCCATCTGCGTTCTTGTACTGTGTTTTGTGTTTTGGGTGGTGGTGGTATTTGTGTTTTGGAGGGGCTGAGCACCACTGTGTTGGACTGGTAGTAGGTAGTAGGTTTTTAGTTGTCTTCTCTGCTTCTGCATAAGGTTAGTAGGCTGACGGTGGTGCTACTCCCTGTTTTAGGTATGCATCGGCGGAGGAGTGAGGGTGTGGGTACTCCGATATCCCCTTCTAGGGGCGTCCCCTCCCGCTATACTTGGGTGACTAGCGATGTGTGGGGTGTTCCATCGCGGATGACGG harbors:
- the LOC112743710 gene encoding abscisic acid receptor PYL4, with amino-acid sequence MPPSLQTVPAAVSRHHTHAVSPNQCCSAVIQEIAAPLPTVWSIVRRFDNPQAYKHFVKTCHLVLGDGAAVGSLREVRVVSGLPAAVSTERLDLLDDRRHVIAFSMVGGDHRLSNYRSVTTLHRRSANRDVDEGTVVVESYVVDVPPGNTSEDTRVFVDTILRCNLQSLARFAENLGRTRSQYQR